Proteins encoded together in one Quercus lobata isolate SW786 chromosome 3, ValleyOak3.0 Primary Assembly, whole genome shotgun sequence window:
- the LOC115979750 gene encoding MDIS1-interacting receptor like kinase 2-like produces the protein MELSYNKLYGELSANWGQCQNLTCLKISNNDISGRLPPELGEASQLQVLILSSNKIHGKIPNKLGKLKFLLDLYLDSNKFSGQVPYNFEMLSNLEQLNLANNSLSGHIPDLGKCKKLFLLNLSNNHLRKYIPIQIGNLQYLQNLDLSQNFLTGEIPQQLGDLKMLEILNLSHNALFGNIPSSFDQLLGLTSIDLSYNLLWGPIPNTKAFCEASIEAFRNNKGLCGNATGLKTCPFAIGHNLHVKKGKKVTTIILALLGIVFLIFIIVGITIGVFFRKTKTKNNPKEVGPQNMFSIWSYDGKMVYENIIEATEDFDYKYCVGVGGHGIVYKADLPTGQVVAVKKFHPLSEDSVANLKSFTSEIHSLTEIRHRNIVKLHGFCSHPRHLLLVYQFLEGGSLEKILNNDELALEFDWLKRLNVVKGVASALSYMHHDCSSPIIHRDISSKNVLLDSEYESHVSDFGTARIMSSDASYWTSFAGTIGYTAPEHAYTMEVSEKCDVYSFGVVALEVIIGRHPGDLISSFLSSSFSLSSHDVLLEDILDQRLAHPTNRVADKVVLLAKIALACLHTSPQSRPTMQQVYQKLLNWKSPFTKPLRMITLRELIDLGNLNEAS, from the exons ATGGAGTTGAGTTATAATAAACTTTATGGTGAGCTTTCAGCTAATTGGGGGCAATGTCAAAACTTGACATGCCTGAAAATCTCTAACAATGACATTTCAGGTAGATTGCCTCCTGAGCTTGGAGAAGCAAGTCAATTACAAGTGCTCATCCTCTCCTCAAATAAGATACATGGGAAAATCCCCAACAAATTAGgtaagttgaaatttttgttagaCCTTTATCTAGACAGTAACAAATTTTCTGGACAAGTTCCTTACAATTTCGAGATGCTATCAAATTTGGAGCAACTTAATCTCGCCAATAATAGTCTAAGTGGCCATATTCCTGACCTAGGGAAATGTAAAAAactttttctcttgaatttgaGCAACAATCACTTAAGAAAATATATCCCAATTCAAATTGGCAATTTGCAGTATCTCCAAAATCTTGATCTTAGCCAAAATTTTCTAACAGGAGAGATTCCACAACAACTTGGAGATTTGAAAATGTTAGAAATCTTGAATCTTTCCCACAATGCACTTTTTGGCAATATTCCATCCAGTTTTGATCAATTGTTAGGCTTGACATCCATTGACTTGTCCTACAATCTATTGTGGGGTCCTATTCCGAATACTAAAGCATTTTGTGAGGCATCAATAGAAGCATTTAGAAACAACAAGGGCTTGTGTGGCAATGCTACTGGTTTGAAGACTTGCCCCTTTGCAATTGGCCACAATCTTCATgtcaaaaaggggaaaaaagttaCTACAATAATTTTAGCCCTTTTGGgcattgtttttcttatttttatcattGTAGGAATTACAATCGGCGTTTTCTTTAGAAAGACGAAGacaaaaaataatccaaaagAAGTAGGGCctcaaaatatgttttcaaTATGGAGTTATGATGGGAAAATGGTTTATGAAAACATTATTGAAGCAACAGAGGATTTCGATTACAAATATTGTGTTGGTGTGGGGGGGCATGGAATTGTTTATAAAGCTGATTTGCCAACAGGTCAAGTTGTTGCTGTAAAGAAATTTCATCCACTCTCAGAAGATAGTGTGGCCAATCTAAAATCTTTCACCAGTGAGATACATAGTCTAACCGAAATACGACACCGCAACATTGTAAAGCTTCATGGTTTTTGCTCACATCCACGACACTTGCTTTTAGTTTATCAATTCTTGGAAGGTGGGAGCTTGGAAAAGATACTAAACAATGATGAATTAGCACTGGAGTTTGACTGGCTAAAGAGGTTAAATGTTGTTAAAGGTGTGGCAAGTGCTCTGTCTTATATGCATCATGACTGCTCCAGTCCAATAATTCATCGTGATATATCAAGCAAGAATGTTCTACTAGATTCAGAATATGAATCTCATGTCTCTGACTTTGGCACAGCTAGGATTATGAGTTCTGACGCATCTTATTGGACTTCGTTTGCTGGTACCATTGGATACACTGCTCCAG AGCATGCATATACAATGGAAGTAAGTGAAAAGTGTGACGTTTACAGCTTTGGAGTAGTCGCTTTGGAAGTAATTATTGGAAGGCATCCGGGTGATTTGATCTCATCATTTCTATCATCATCATTTTCATTATCGTCCCATGATGTGCTACTAGAAGATATACTGGATCAACGTCTTGCACATCCTACAAATAGAGTTGCAGATAAGGTGGTTTTATTGGCAAAGATAGCATTAGCATGCTTACACACCAGTCCACAATCTCGTCCCACCATGCAACAAGTTTATCAGAAGCTATTAAATTGGAAATCTCCTTTCACAAAGCCTTTGCGCATGATCACATTAAGAGAGCTCATTGATCTCGGGAATTTGAATGAAGCTTCATAA
- the LOC115981429 gene encoding probable leucine-rich repeat receptor-like protein kinase At1g35710, which translates to MALLNWKTSLNNKSQSLLSSWVGTTPCNWVGINCDHSGSVTHLNLSNYGLRGTLHNLNFQSLPHLLSLNLSHNSLSGIINSNISHLSKLFLLDLSGNQFTGRIPFEIGKLTSLHVIDLSANHMTGLIPQDLGALSSLSKLDFSSNNLTGVIPTFLGNLSNLIILYLHMNQLFGSIPQELGMLSSLTNLALQSNNLIGVIPASLGNLSKLTNLYLFENQLSGSIPQELGMLSSLTDLELSTNKLTGVIPASLGKLSKLATLYLFENQLSGSIPQELGMLSSLIDLDLSTNKLIGVIPASLGNLSKLTTLYLFENQLSGSIPQELGMLSSLTDLKLSTNNLTGVIPAFLGNLSNLTTLYLHTNQLSGFIPQELGMLSSLIDLELTTNNLTGVIPASLGNLSKLTTLYLFENQLSGSIPQELGMLSSLTDLELSINNLMGVIPAFLGNLSNLNTLYLHTNPLSGSIPQELGMLTSLIYLKLTTNNLTGVIPASLGNLSKLTTLYLFENQLSGSIPQELGMLSSLIDLELAINNLTGFIPASFGNLSKLTTLYLSKNQLSGSIPQELGMLSSLTDLDLSINNLTGFIPASFGNLSKLTSIYLHTNRLSGSFPQEFGIV; encoded by the exons ATGGCTCTTCTAAATTGGAAAACTAGCCTTAACAACAAAAGCCAGTCTCTCTTGTCCTCGTGGGTTGGAACCACTCCTTGCAATTGGGTCGGAATAAATTGCGACCACTCTGGAAGCGTCACCCATCTGAACCTTTCAAATTATGGTTTGAGAGGTACGCTTCACAATCTCAACTTTCAATCCCTCCCCCATTTACTCAGTCTTAACCTTTCTCACAACTCACTATCTGGAATCATTAACTCAAATATTTCTCACCTCTCCAAACTCTTTCTTCTTGACCTTTCTGGTAATCAATTCACTGGGAGAATTCCTTTTGAAATAGGCAAATTAACTAGCCTTCATGTCATTGACCTTTCTGCGAACCATATGACTGGCCTTATTCCTCAAGACTTAGGAGCATTAAGTTCTTTGAGTAAGCTTGATTTCTCATCTAACAATCTCACAGGTGTCATCCCGACTTTTCTTGGAAACCTAAGCAACCTAATTATTCTATATCTTCATATGAACCAGCTTTTTGGTTCTATCCCGCAAGAATTAGGAATGCTAAGTTCTCTAACCAACCTTGCGTTACAATCAAATAACCTCATAGGTGTCATCCCTGCCTCTCTTGGAAACTTGAGCAAATTGACAAATTTATATCTTTTTGAAAACCAACTTTCTGGTTCCATCCCTCAAGAATTAGGAATGCTAAGTTCTTTGACTGACCTTGAGTTATCAACAAACAAACTTACAGGTGTCATCCCTGCCTCTCTTGGAAAATTGAGCAAACTGGCAACTTTATATCTTTTTGAAAACCAACTTTCTGGTTCCATCCCTCAAGAATTAGGAATGCTAAGTTCTCTGATTGACCTTGATTTATCAACAAACAAACTTATAGGTGTCATCCCTGCCTCTCTTGGAAACTTGAGCAAACTGACAACTTTATATCTTTTTGAAAACCAACTTTCTGGTTCCATCCCTCAAGAATTAGGAATGTTAAGTTCTTTGACTGACCTTAAGTTATCAACAAACAATCTCACGGGTGTCATCCCTGCTTTTCTTGGAAACTTAAGCAACCTAACCACTTTATATCTTCATACGAATCAACTTTCTGGTTTCATCCCTCAAGAATTAGGAATGTTAAGTTCTCTGATTGACCTTGAGTTAACAACAAACAATCTTACAGGTGTCATCCCTGCCTCTCTTGGAAACTTGAGCAAACTGACAACTTTATATCTTTTTGAAAACCAACTTTCTGGTTCCATCCCTCAAGAATTAGGAATGCTAAGTTCTCTGACTGACCTTGAGTTATCAATAAACAATCTCATGGGTGTCATCCCTGCTTTTCTTGGAAACTTAAGCAACCTAAACACTTTATATCTTCATACAAATCCACTTTCTGGTTCCATTCCTCAAGAATTAGGAATGCTAACTTCTCTGATTTACCTTAAGTTAACAACAAACAATCTTACAGGTGTCATCCCTGCCTCTCTTGGAAACTTGAGCAAATTGACAACTTTATATCTTTTTGAAAACCAACTTTCTGGTTCCATCCCTCAAGAATTAGGAATGCTAAGTTCTCTGATTGACCTTGAGTTAGCAATAAACAATCTTACAGGTTTCATCCCTGCCTCTTTTGGAAACTTGAGTAAATTGACAACTTTATATCTTTCTAAAAACCAACTTTCTGGTTCCATCCCTCAAGAATTAGGAATGCTAAGTTCTCTGACTGACCTTGACTTATCAATAAACAATCTCACGGGTTTCATCCCTGCTTCATTTGGAAACTTAAGCAAACTAACCAGTATATATCTTCATACAAATCGACTTTCTGGTTCCTTCCCTCAAGAATTTGGAATT GTATAA